A portion of the Phycisphaerales bacterium genome contains these proteins:
- a CDS encoding glutamate-cysteine ligase family protein, with protein MSSAVQAWRNSIGLFGAYGVELEYMIVDAQTLDVRPVADELFAMMNDGDQSVGEAEPDGPDGPVSWSNELVLHVLELKTQKPAPSLDGLAGHFQRHVGIANERLAQMGCRLLPTGAHPWMDPLKDTRLWPHEYTEVYKAYDAIFNCQGHGWSNLQSTHLNLPFGNDEEFGRLHAALRLVLPLVPAIAASSPILEGRWSPVADQRLEYYRNNSKRVPLMAAKVVPEPVYTREGYERDILGKLYDQLAPLDPSGVLRHEFANARGAMARFDRGAIELRLLDIQECPAADLAVVRLVSELVRAHVEERWMPYEQQKKVSTDALYDVLLETIRTAERTRIRERSLLDAHGVGGSLVWAKDLWQRLAEQVMPEGHEDTAVMGRLLNAGTLSKRIGGAIKRYPTRNELREVYRELADCLRDGTLFRA; from the coding sequence ATGAGTAGCGCGGTCCAAGCGTGGCGGAACTCGATTGGCCTGTTCGGCGCGTACGGCGTCGAACTGGAGTACATGATCGTCGATGCCCAGACGCTCGACGTGCGGCCGGTGGCCGACGAGCTCTTTGCCATGATGAACGACGGCGACCAGAGCGTGGGCGAAGCCGAGCCCGACGGGCCCGACGGCCCGGTGAGCTGGTCGAACGAACTGGTGCTGCACGTGCTGGAGCTGAAGACGCAGAAGCCCGCACCGTCGCTCGATGGTCTGGCAGGGCATTTTCAGCGGCACGTTGGCATCGCAAACGAAAGGCTGGCACAAATGGGCTGCCGGCTGCTGCCCACGGGCGCGCACCCCTGGATGGATCCACTGAAAGACACCAGGCTGTGGCCCCATGAGTACACCGAGGTCTACAAGGCCTACGACGCCATCTTCAACTGCCAGGGGCACGGCTGGAGCAACCTGCAGAGCACGCACCTGAACCTGCCCTTCGGCAACGACGAGGAGTTCGGGCGCTTGCATGCGGCGCTGCGGCTCGTGCTGCCACTGGTGCCTGCGATCGCGGCCAGTTCGCCCATCCTCGAAGGCCGGTGGAGCCCCGTGGCCGACCAGCGGCTGGAGTACTACCGCAACAACTCCAAGCGCGTGCCGCTCATGGCCGCCAAGGTTGTGCCCGAGCCGGTGTACACGCGTGAGGGCTATGAGCGCGACATCCTGGGAAAGCTGTACGACCAGCTCGCGCCGCTGGACCCCTCCGGCGTGCTGCGGCACGAGTTCGCCAATGCGCGCGGCGCGATGGCGCGCTTCGACCGCGGCGCCATCGAGCTGCGATTGCTGGACATCCAGGAGTGCCCCGCGGCCGATTTGGCCGTCGTTCGGCTGGTGAGCGAACTGGTGCGGGCGCACGTGGAAGAGCGGTGGATGCCCTACGAACAGCAGAAGAAGGTCTCGACCGACGCGCTGTACGACGTGCTGCTGGAGACCATCCGCACGGCCGAGCGCACGCGCATCCGCGAGCGATCGCTGCTGGACGCCCACGGCGTCGGCGGCTCGCTGGTGTGGGCCAAGGACCTGTGGCAGCGGCTGGCCGAGCAGGTGATGCCCGAAGGCCACGAGGACACGGCGGTGATGGGCCGCCTGCTCAACGCCGGCACCCTGTCCAAACGCATCGGCGGGGCGATCAAGCGATATCCGACGCGAAACGAGCTGCGTGAGGTGTACCGCGAACTGGCCGACTGTCTCCGGGATGGGACGCTGTTCCGTGCGTGA